The following proteins are encoded in a genomic region of Arachis ipaensis cultivar K30076 chromosome B02, Araip1.1, whole genome shotgun sequence:
- the LOC107628124 gene encoding mitochondrial adenine nucleotide transporter ADNT1-like isoform X1, translating to MSATYPMDMVRGRITVQTKKSPYQYRGMLHDLSTVLREEGPRALYKGWLPSVIGVIPYVGLNFAVYESLKDWLIKSKPFGLAQDSELSVTTRLACGAVAGTFGQTVAYPLDAIRRRMQMVGWNHAASVVAGDGRGKVPLEYTGMIDAFRKTVRYEGFGALYKGLVPNSVKRIWREKSCLPLYHYFKFKTVLCSENAARRVAAELSVKGPEEIDNYYGQDKDLISLWIQPLECALGQLLWQFQLGEHFCFQS from the exons ATGTCTGCAACTTATCCAATGGATATGGTTCGAGGTAGGATAACTGTACAG ACTAAGAAATCCCCTTATCAGTATAGAGGAATGTTACATGATCTGTCTACTGTACTTAGGGAAGAAGGTCCACGTGCTTTATACAAGGGTTGGCTACCTTCAGTAATTGGAGTT ATTCCTTATGTGGGTCTCAACTTTGCTGTCTACGAGTCTTTAAAAGATTGGTTAATCAAATCCAAACCGTTTGGTCTAGCTCAAGATTCTGAGTTGAGTGTGACAACACGTCTGGCTTGTGGTGCTGTTGCCGGAACTTTTGGACAAACTGTTGCTTATCCTCTCGACGCCATTCGTCGAAGAATGCAGATGGTGGGCTGGAACCATGCTGCTTCTGTTGTAGCTGGGGACGGAAGAGGCAAGGTCCCGCTCGAATACACTGGAATGATAGATGCATTTAGGAAAACCGTTCGATACGAGGGATTTGGTGCATTATACAAGGGTCTGGTGCCAAATTCTGTAAAG AGAATATGGCGGGAGAAAAGCTGTCTTCCTCTCTATCACTACTTCAAATTCAAGACTGTCCTTTGCTCAGAGAACGCTGCAAGAAGAGTTGCTGCTGAACTCTCTGTAAAG GGGCCTGAAGAGATAGATAACTACTATGGTCAAGATAAGGATCTGATTTCATTATGGATTCAACCATTAGAATGTGCATTAGGACAGCTTCTGTGGCAGTTTCAACTTGGTGAGCAT TTCTGTTTTCAAAGCTAA
- the LOC107628124 gene encoding mitochondrial adenine nucleotide transporter ADNT1-like isoform X2, with the protein MSATYPMDMVRGRITVQTKKSPYQYRGMLHDLSTVLREEGPRALYKGWLPSVIGVIPYVGLNFAVYESLKDWLIKSKPFGLAQDSELSVTTRLACGAVAGTFGQTVAYPLDAIRRRMQMVGWNHAASVVAGDGRGKVPLEYTGMIDAFRKTVRYEGFGALYKGLVPNSVKRIWREKSCLPLYHYFKFKTVLCSENAARRVAAELSVKTF; encoded by the exons ATGTCTGCAACTTATCCAATGGATATGGTTCGAGGTAGGATAACTGTACAG ACTAAGAAATCCCCTTATCAGTATAGAGGAATGTTACATGATCTGTCTACTGTACTTAGGGAAGAAGGTCCACGTGCTTTATACAAGGGTTGGCTACCTTCAGTAATTGGAGTT ATTCCTTATGTGGGTCTCAACTTTGCTGTCTACGAGTCTTTAAAAGATTGGTTAATCAAATCCAAACCGTTTGGTCTAGCTCAAGATTCTGAGTTGAGTGTGACAACACGTCTGGCTTGTGGTGCTGTTGCCGGAACTTTTGGACAAACTGTTGCTTATCCTCTCGACGCCATTCGTCGAAGAATGCAGATGGTGGGCTGGAACCATGCTGCTTCTGTTGTAGCTGGGGACGGAAGAGGCAAGGTCCCGCTCGAATACACTGGAATGATAGATGCATTTAGGAAAACCGTTCGATACGAGGGATTTGGTGCATTATACAAGGGTCTGGTGCCAAATTCTGTAAAG AGAATATGGCGGGAGAAAAGCTGTCTTCCTCTCTATCACTACTTCAAATTCAAGACTGTCCTTTGCTCAGAGAACGCTGCAAGAAGAGTTGCTGCTGAACTCTCTGTAAAG ACTTTCTAG